In a genomic window of Sulfurisphaera tokodaii str. 7:
- the thiI gene encoding tRNA uracil 4-sulfurtransferase ThiI has translation MIIIVRLAGEIGIKSPRSRKNFEHALINNIKNVIDVEEVSIDQGYIILNTKGDFSKLSKVFGIASFSPADVISFSKLQDIVDFVKNKYAEKVKGKKFAIRVRRVGKHNFTSLDAAKVIGSSLYPYSSGVDLENPEIEIHVDIRQDYAYVYDKVYEGARGLPIGTTGRTIVLFSGGFDSPIATWMMMKRGSSVTLLNFKLGGEVHKKIVLDEVKILSEWNSGHKIKVYFVNGIKVLSALAGVKRYIRVVVLKRIMYKTAELLAKKINAYSVTTGESLSQVSSQTMKNLFVTEYDINIPIFRPLIGFDKEEIIELSRKVGTYEYSSKLPEYCAISSKSTTSANLEEVLESEKQVNIEYEKLIDEAEVVEV, from the coding sequence ATGATAATTATTGTTAGGCTAGCTGGAGAAATAGGTATAAAATCTCCACGATCAAGGAAAAACTTTGAACACGCACTTATAAATAATATTAAGAATGTTATAGATGTAGAAGAAGTTAGTATTGATCAAGGTTATATTATTTTAAATACTAAGGGAGATTTCAGTAAGTTAAGTAAAGTATTTGGCATAGCGTCATTTTCTCCTGCTGATGTAATTTCATTTTCAAAATTACAAGATATAGTAGATTTTGTAAAGAATAAGTATGCTGAAAAGGTAAAAGGAAAGAAATTTGCTATAAGGGTTAGAAGGGTAGGTAAACATAATTTTACCAGTTTAGATGCAGCAAAAGTTATTGGAAGCAGTCTTTATCCCTATTCTTCTGGTGTTGATCTTGAAAACCCAGAAATAGAGATCCATGTAGATATTAGGCAAGATTATGCTTATGTTTATGATAAAGTGTATGAAGGGGCCAGGGGATTACCCATAGGAACTACTGGTAGAACTATTGTATTGTTTTCAGGGGGTTTTGATTCTCCAATAGCTACATGGATGATGATGAAAAGAGGTTCATCAGTAACTTTGCTTAATTTTAAACTAGGCGGAGAAGTACACAAGAAGATAGTGTTAGATGAAGTAAAGATCTTGTCTGAGTGGAATAGTGGTCATAAAATTAAGGTTTATTTCGTTAACGGAATTAAGGTTCTTTCTGCATTAGCTGGTGTAAAAAGATATATTAGAGTAGTTGTACTAAAGCGCATAATGTATAAGACTGCAGAATTGCTAGCTAAGAAGATAAATGCTTATTCAGTAACTACCGGTGAGTCATTATCACAAGTTTCTTCTCAAACTATGAAAAACTTATTTGTTACAGAGTACGATATTAATATTCCAATCTTTAGACCGCTTATAGGATTTGACAAAGAAGAAATCATAGAATTATCACGTAAAGTGGGCACTTACGAGTACTCATCAAAGTTACCAGAATATTGTGCAATATCAAGTAAGTCAACAACAAGTGCAAATCTAGAGGAAGTATTAGAGAGTGAAAAACA
- the sepP gene encoding undecaprenyl-diphosphatase SepP yields the protein MRKYWFLLFIFIILSIYLKIIGEYNFPLNVLLFKIINYHQIALLNSFFVFFSKYGREYVWIPLTAILLIFKRTRRIAITLAASFILAIILGEASKIIMAQLRPFYYIHADLLVPPPHDYSYPSGHALIVGDGAMVLYKTSPRWLWIPFFIEALIVSYSRVYVGVHWPIDILGGWLLGSWIAYFTVDMESKGILRPIEKLFKVS from the coding sequence ATGCGTAAATATTGGTTCCTTTTATTTATTTTCATTATTCTCTCAATTTACCTAAAAATTATTGGAGAATATAATTTCCCCCTAAATGTTTTACTTTTTAAGATAATTAATTACCACCAAATAGCTTTACTGAATTCCTTCTTTGTATTTTTTTCTAAGTATGGAAGAGAATATGTGTGGATTCCTTTAACTGCTATTCTTTTAATATTTAAAAGGACTAGAAGAATTGCTATAACACTTGCTGCCTCCTTTATTTTAGCTATTATCTTAGGTGAAGCTAGTAAAATAATTATGGCTCAATTAAGGCCTTTCTATTATATACATGCTGACCTTTTAGTTCCGCCTCCACATGATTATAGTTATCCTTCTGGTCACGCTTTAATTGTAGGTGATGGTGCTATGGTATTATATAAAACTTCTCCTAGATGGTTATGGATTCCCTTTTTCATTGAAGCTTTGATAGTATCTTATTCTAGAGTTTATGTTGGTGTTCATTGGCCTATTGATATTCTAGGTGGTTGGCTCTTAGGTTCCTGGATAGCTTATTTTACCGTTGATATGGAGAGCAAGGGAATACTTAGGCCTATAGAGAAGCTATTTAAAGTTTCATGA
- a CDS encoding GNAT family N-acetyltransferase: MLIEGRNIKVIKAGEEYAEKFFEYLQILKDDPDNYTIIRYEDVKLENVKKIKWNDNPMFLAVAEEKVIGSVQLIRGKYFGLNKQPHVAEIAYSIAKEFRGKGLIYALIYKALKEMHEIKIITAWVDERNLRSQKVLEKLGAKLLCKINNFMYSLREGIYVNMLFYSGNVEEMTKRAKEEAKRKGVREFL; the protein is encoded by the coding sequence ATGCTGATAGAGGGAAGGAATATAAAAGTTATTAAAGCGGGAGAAGAATATGCAGAGAAATTTTTTGAATATTTGCAGATTTTAAAGGATGACCCCGACAACTATACTATAATAAGATATGAGGACGTAAAGTTAGAAAACGTAAAGAAGATAAAATGGAATGACAATCCAATGTTCCTAGCAGTTGCGGAGGAGAAAGTTATTGGTTCGGTTCAGTTAATAAGGGGAAAATACTTTGGGTTAAACAAACAACCTCATGTTGCTGAAATTGCTTATTCTATAGCTAAAGAATTTAGAGGTAAGGGATTGATTTACGCACTAATATATAAAGCTCTTAAAGAAATGCATGAAATTAAGATTATAACTGCCTGGGTAGATGAGAGGAATTTAAGATCTCAGAAAGTATTGGAAAAGTTAGGCGCTAAATTATTATGCAAAATAAATAACTTTATGTATTCTTTAAGGGAGGGAATTTATGTTAATATGCTGTTTTATTCAGGAAATGTGGAAGAAATGACGAAAAGAGCTAAAGAAGAGGCAAAGAGAAAAGGTGTTAGGGAATTTTTATGA
- a CDS encoding type II toxin-antitoxin system RelE family toxin: MVCEKWELKFMFRKRINDLEELSEFLASEFPHEEVVMLIFDKLYLLREDPKKYAREKLKNQTDKDGRPLFSIEVTGDIRIIYSFDSKGCTVFIWRIGKHKKAYRF; encoded by the coding sequence GTGGTTTGTGAGAAGTGGGAATTAAAGTTCATGTTTAGGAAGAGGATAAATGACCTTGAAGAGTTATCAGAGTTTTTAGCTAGTGAATTTCCTCATGAAGAGGTAGTAATGTTGATCTTTGATAAGCTGTATTTGCTTAGGGAGGACCCTAAGAAATACGCTAGGGAGAAATTAAAGAATCAAACCGATAAGGACGGGAGGCCTTTATTCTCGATAGAAGTAACCGGAGATATAAGGATAATTTATAGTTTTGACTCAAAAGGTTGTACAGTTTTTATTTGGAGGATTGGGAAGCATAAGAAGGCTTACCGTTTCTAG
- a CDS encoding site-specific integrase → MNRSKLNRYVNGKIQRIPDEVIEKRAELLTIEELSDIIHGLRTVVVDPTIALSVIIKAVRDKGLRNFFINLIWQYLGDYMKSASNKHYAMALKLFIKEIIKSKNSRVAKELYDSFKLPKRKFNYKPPPLSLDTLKKIFKNIDDLRAKALLLILADTGLRVGEVLSLKIDQIDIEHRIIKIMKRE, encoded by the coding sequence GTGAATAGGAGTAAATTAAACCGTTACGTTAACGGAAAAATACAGAGGATCCCAGATGAAGTAATTGAGAAGCGTGCAGAACTCCTTACAATTGAAGAACTCTCAGATATAATTCATGGCTTAAGGACCGTAGTGGTAGACCCGACTATTGCTTTAAGTGTTATTATTAAAGCGGTAAGAGATAAAGGGCTCCGGAACTTTTTCATTAATTTAATTTGGCAGTACTTAGGCGACTATATGAAGTCTGCATCAAATAAGCACTATGCAATGGCTCTCAAACTATTTATTAAGGAAATAATAAAATCGAAAAATTCCAGAGTAGCAAAAGAATTATATGATTCCTTCAAATTACCTAAAAGGAAGTTTAATTATAAGCCTCCTCCCTTATCATTAGATACACTAAAGAAGATTTTCAAAAATATCGATGACTTAAGAGCTAAAGCCCTCTTGTTGATTTTAGCAGATACTGGTTTAAGAGTAGGGGAAGTTCTGAGCCTTAAAATCGACCAGATAGACATAGAGCATAGAATTATCAAAATAATGAAAAGAGAGTGA
- a CDS encoding IS5/IS1182 family transposase: MGIEIYQSVIPQLGWKSKYLLDCEEILKDDVIRREFEGFKFTQYDPLTYLKMLIVMVLYRESYRGTIELAATNIVVKRFLKVKEIPSKSSLHWFVHKFGDRIRDLLLKVFRRFESLVEEEQLPTHHLLAEEKFGRDIRLLDSFPVELPNGKKSIETHIEKLLLDLREIDSKRKPHEVLASLDEGKREELFSHFPRDYTVREHEGSWGRKWGRAWFGGKCFAEVSSKTLMVSKVELVLANVSDSRSPIVPNVVTLVDRGFVERGKVIRARKGLGVLRSGVEFFGIFLKEHMRCYARSLEVLNTFANLVGLAYNIQRFRALRKRRVLH, encoded by the coding sequence ATGGGCATCGAAATTTACCAAAGCGTAATCCCCCAATTGGGTTGGAAGAGTAAATATCTTTTGGATTGCGAGGAGATCTTGAAAGATGATGTGATCAGAAGGGAGTTTGAGGGTTTCAAGTTCACTCAATATGACCCCTTGACTTACTTGAAGATGCTGATTGTTATGGTACTCTATAGAGAGTCTTATAGGGGGACAATTGAACTCGCAGCTACAAATATTGTGGTAAAGCGTTTCCTCAAAGTTAAAGAGATCCCATCAAAGTCCTCACTACACTGGTTTGTCCACAAGTTTGGTGACAGAATAAGGGATTTACTCCTCAAGGTATTTAGAAGATTTGAATCACTCGTTGAAGAAGAACAACTCCCAACACATCATCTACTAGCAGAGGAGAAGTTTGGAAGGGATATAAGGTTACTTGACAGTTTTCCCGTTGAGTTACCTAATGGTAAGAAGAGTATTGAGACTCATATTGAGAAGTTATTGCTTGATTTGAGGGAGATTGATTCTAAGAGGAAGCCTCATGAGGTGCTTGCTTCACTTGATGAGGGAAAGAGGGAGGAGCTTTTCTCCCATTTCCCTAGGGATTATACTGTTAGGGAGCATGAGGGGAGTTGGGGTAGGAAGTGGGGTAGGGCTTGGTTTGGGGGGAAGTGTTTTGCTGAGGTTTCTTCTAAAACCCTTATGGTATCTAAGGTTGAGTTAGTTTTAGCTAATGTTTCTGATTCGAGGTCTCCTATTGTGCCTAATGTGGTTACGCTTGTGGATAGGGGGTTTGTGGAGAGGGGTAAGGTAATTAGGGCTAGAAAGGGTTTGGGAGTTTTGAGGAGTGGTGTTGAGTTTTTTGGGATTTTTCTCAAGGAGCACATGAGGTGTTATGCTAGGAGTTTAGAGGTGTTGAATACTTTCGCTAATCTCGTAGGTTTAGCTTATAATATTCAGCGGTTTAGGGCTCTTAGGAAGAGGCGAGTCTTACACTAG
- a CDS encoding winged helix-turn-helix domain-containing protein — protein MELELSPPTKRVYYYLLKKKEATLRQIQEDLGFASVSAVRYHIKKLLEYGLVKETLDGKYTINKIILDDDYIVIFNNILPKSIFFASFFLTSTILLILLMFSHPFAMEIFASLISFMASGVFLLDAIKRYLRFERTIKSGE, from the coding sequence ATGGAATTAGAGTTATCACCGCCAACTAAAAGAGTTTATTATTATTTGTTAAAGAAGAAGGAGGCTACTTTGAGGCAAATCCAAGAAGATCTAGGTTTTGCTTCAGTAAGTGCAGTTAGATATCACATAAAGAAGCTCTTAGAATATGGTTTAGTTAAAGAGACATTAGATGGGAAATATACTATTAATAAAATAATTTTAGATGATGATTATATAGTAATTTTCAATAATATTTTACCCAAAAGTATATTCTTTGCCTCATTCTTCTTAACCTCTACTATTCTTCTTATTCTTCTTATGTTTTCTCACCCATTCGCTATGGAAATATTTGCTTCTCTAATTAGTTTTATGGCTAGTGGTGTATTTCTTTTAGATGCTATTAAGAGATATCTTAGATTCGAAAGGACCATAAAGAGTGGGGAATAA
- a CDS encoding dihydrodipicolinate synthase family protein: MKGVIPAIVTPFKENEELDLDSLETYIQFLKRNGIEHFFVLGSTGEFNMLSFEEKTTFLKKLADITKNGIVNVTENSTYNALKLAKIVVDLGFEELASLPPLYHKPSEKGIVKYFEDLSRLGIPLNMYYYPQNSYQIAENIIEKLVEEGIIQGMKYTTNDLVSFKNLISLKEINKEFSLLIGNDELFLESYLAGGDGLVSAVANIAPELVVKEYELLKNGNLTEALKIQKMIEKINKAILIGDYPSTLKNGLKYRGIYVGKVRSPLQESVDGNSLIYGILKELGL, from the coding sequence ATGAAAGGAGTTATTCCAGCCATAGTCACACCTTTTAAAGAGAATGAAGAGCTAGATCTAGATTCACTAGAAACATATATACAATTCTTGAAACGAAATGGAATAGAACATTTCTTTGTTCTAGGTAGTACAGGAGAGTTTAACATGTTATCATTTGAGGAAAAAACAACATTTCTAAAGAAGTTAGCAGATATAACAAAGAACGGAATAGTTAACGTGACTGAAAACTCAACTTATAACGCACTAAAATTAGCTAAGATAGTAGTAGATTTAGGCTTTGAAGAACTAGCAAGCTTACCACCATTATATCATAAGCCATCAGAAAAAGGAATAGTAAAGTATTTCGAGGATCTATCTAGGCTAGGAATTCCATTAAACATGTATTATTATCCTCAAAATTCTTATCAGATAGCTGAAAATATAATAGAAAAATTAGTAGAAGAAGGAATAATACAAGGGATGAAATATACTACAAACGATTTAGTAAGTTTTAAGAATCTTATTTCTTTAAAAGAGATAAACAAAGAATTTAGCTTGCTTATCGGAAATGATGAATTATTTTTAGAATCCTATTTAGCTGGTGGAGACGGTTTAGTGTCAGCAGTAGCTAATATAGCACCAGAGTTAGTCGTTAAAGAATACGAGCTTCTTAAGAACGGAAATTTAACGGAAGCCTTAAAAATACAAAAAATGATTGAAAAAATTAATAAAGCTATATTGATTGGAGACTATCCCTCAACACTAAAAAATGGACTAAAATATAGAGGTATATATGTCGGCAAAGTTAGAAGTCCTTTGCAAGAAAGCGTTGATGGAAATTCTTTAATATACGGTATACTAAAAGAATTAGGATTATGA
- a CDS encoding metal-dependent transcriptional regulator, whose translation MKLSRRELSYLLSVKKYNDEGKPAKLSWISKDLNVSVASAYEEISHLESKGFLKKSDKGIFITDEGKKAIDSLLRAHRVIETFLVKIGLSPDQACNYTKQFDYSVPDEVIERIYEYLGKPEKCPHGENIPY comes from the coding sequence GTGAAACTGTCAAGACGTGAGCTCTCATATTTATTATCAGTAAAGAAATATAATGACGAAGGGAAACCAGCAAAATTATCGTGGATTTCAAAAGATCTAAATGTAAGTGTAGCTAGTGCTTATGAAGAGATTTCACATTTAGAGAGTAAAGGATTTTTAAAAAAATCTGATAAAGGTATATTCATAACTGATGAGGGGAAAAAAGCAATAGATTCCCTTCTGAGAGCTCATAGAGTTATCGAGACATTCTTAGTTAAAATTGGTTTATCTCCAGATCAAGCATGTAATTATACTAAGCAGTTTGATTATTCTGTACCGGACGAAGTTATAGAAAGAATTTATGAGTATCTTGGAAAGCCAGAAAAATGTCCACACGGTGAAAATATTCCCTATTAA
- a CDS encoding sulfite exporter TauE/SafE family protein: MLELTFLQYVLSIIAGFLVGFSLGLIGGGGSILAIPLLLYFVGLAYLPGVNKNYIDHLVIGTTALAVGLNAYINAFIHWKKGNVRILEGIFFTLPGILGTYVGARVGLIVHGGLLLFLFGILMIVIAVMVFRGKDRPAVSKTYPNGEPTKGLLQRVKLQRIIPIGFLVGFASGFFGIGGGFLIVPGLLFSTGICMIKAVGTSLISVGTFGVTGALTYALAGEIDPIISILYLLGGIAGGYVGAKIASSMPRGMLRKVFAIIIIAVAIYIMYQNYYAIASII; encoded by the coding sequence ATGCTTGAGTTAACGTTTTTGCAATACGTTTTGTCAATTATTGCAGGCTTTCTGGTTGGTTTCAGTCTAGGGCTAATAGGTGGAGGAGGGTCAATTTTAGCTATACCACTCTTATTATATTTCGTTGGTTTAGCTTACTTGCCTGGTGTTAATAAAAATTATATTGATCATTTAGTGATAGGCACTACTGCTCTAGCTGTCGGTTTAAATGCATACATAAATGCTTTCATCCATTGGAAAAAAGGAAATGTTAGAATCTTAGAAGGTATTTTTTTCACTTTGCCAGGAATTTTAGGAACTTACGTCGGTGCCAGAGTTGGGTTAATAGTTCATGGAGGACTTTTACTATTTTTGTTCGGAATTCTAATGATAGTAATAGCTGTTATGGTTTTTAGAGGAAAAGATAGGCCAGCTGTTTCTAAAACTTATCCTAATGGAGAACCTACTAAAGGGCTTTTACAAAGAGTAAAATTGCAGAGAATTATTCCTATAGGATTCTTAGTTGGTTTTGCGTCTGGCTTTTTCGGTATAGGTGGAGGATTTTTAATTGTCCCTGGTTTACTATTTAGTACTGGAATATGTATGATAAAAGCTGTAGGGACTTCTTTAATTTCAGTAGGAACTTTTGGCGTTACTGGTGCTTTAACTTATGCATTAGCTGGTGAAATTGATCCAATAATTAGTATCTTATATTTACTTGGCGGTATTGCAGGTGGCTATGTTGGTGCTAAGATTGCATCTAGCATGCCGAGAGGAATGCTGAGAAAAGTTTTTGCAATAATAATAATAGCTGTAGCCATCTATATAATGTATCAGAATTACTATGCGATTGCGTCAATAATTTAG
- the udg gene encoding type-4 uracil-DNA glycosylase encodes MDSLEKIKEEVISCKKCKLWQFRTNAVPGEGYPKAEIMFVGEAPGENEDKEGRPFVGAAGKLLTQMIKEILGLERDQVFITNVVKCRPPNNRDPEEDEITACSPYLDRQIDIIMPKIIVTLGRHSTKYIFSKMGENFSSITKVRGKSYVWKYKEKEIIVFPTYHPAAALYNPNLRKILEEDFKKIRELAITPKRYTIDYFLGGKNRSWDKREKSDSNSGK; translated from the coding sequence ATGGATAGTTTAGAAAAAATAAAAGAGGAAGTTATTTCTTGTAAGAAGTGCAAATTATGGCAATTTAGAACCAACGCAGTACCTGGTGAGGGATATCCAAAAGCCGAAATAATGTTTGTTGGAGAAGCACCGGGGGAGAATGAAGATAAAGAAGGAAGACCATTTGTTGGTGCAGCTGGTAAATTACTTACTCAGATGATTAAGGAAATTTTAGGATTAGAAAGAGATCAAGTATTTATTACTAATGTAGTGAAATGTAGACCACCAAATAATAGAGATCCAGAGGAAGATGAGATCACGGCTTGTTCTCCTTATCTAGATAGGCAGATTGACATTATCATGCCAAAAATCATAGTAACTTTAGGGAGACATTCTACAAAATATATTTTTAGTAAAATGGGCGAAAATTTTTCGTCTATAACAAAAGTTAGAGGTAAAAGCTATGTATGGAAATATAAGGAAAAAGAGATTATAGTTTTTCCAACTTATCATCCTGCTGCGGCACTTTATAATCCTAATCTTAGGAAAATTCTTGAGGAAGATTTTAAGAAGATAAGAGAGTTAGCGATAACCCCAAAAAGGTATACAATTGATTATTTTCTTGGTGGTAAGAATAGATCTTGGGATAAAAGGGAAAAAAGTGATAGTAACAGCGGCAAGTAA
- a CDS encoding SDR family oxidoreductase has product MDLGIKGKKVIVTAASKGIGFATAKRFLEEGAKVIISSHDENNLRKAYERLKNLGEVNYIIADLTKPSDVENLIKSGYSTLGGLDVLVYVTGSPKPGNLFELTNEDWINAFYLLLMSAVIAVREAGKLMKSGGRIILSTSMTLKEPLPNLDLSNVVRLSLAGLIKVAARELGEKGILVNGVMPGWTLTDRVDQLVKDRAKREGRSEEEIIRDITRDVPLKRIGKPEEVANVILFLASELSTYVNGVLIPVDGGLIKATL; this is encoded by the coding sequence ATAGATCTTGGGATAAAAGGGAAAAAAGTGATAGTAACAGCGGCAAGTAAAGGTATAGGTTTTGCAACAGCGAAAAGGTTTTTAGAGGAAGGTGCAAAAGTTATTATATCTTCTCATGACGAAAATAATCTAAGGAAAGCTTATGAAAGACTAAAGAATCTCGGTGAAGTAAATTATATCATAGCAGATTTAACAAAACCATCTGATGTAGAGAACCTAATAAAGTCTGGTTATAGTACTTTAGGCGGGCTAGATGTATTAGTGTATGTTACTGGAAGTCCGAAGCCAGGAAATTTGTTTGAGTTAACAAATGAAGATTGGATTAATGCTTTTTATCTTCTTTTAATGAGTGCTGTTATTGCAGTAAGGGAAGCTGGGAAATTAATGAAAAGTGGTGGTCGGATTATTCTATCTACATCAATGACATTAAAAGAACCTTTGCCTAATTTGGACTTGTCTAACGTAGTAAGGTTATCTTTAGCTGGATTAATTAAAGTTGCAGCTAGAGAATTAGGAGAAAAAGGAATATTAGTTAACGGTGTAATGCCAGGCTGGACATTAACTGATAGGGTAGATCAACTAGTTAAGGATAGAGCAAAAAGGGAAGGTAGAAGTGAAGAGGAAATAATAAGGGATATCACGAGGGATGTCCCATTAAAGAGAATTGGAAAACCTGAAGAGGTAGCCAATGTTATCCTATTCTTAGCTTCTGAGCTTTCAACATATGTAAACGGTGTATTAATTCCAGTAGATGGAGGACTTATTAAGGCAACCCTTTAA
- a CDS encoding ATP-dependent nuclease — protein sequence MKIINFYVDNFRSLSNIRLEDLGGLNVIVGYNGYGKTNLLTAIYLFIKNLNAGIEKRSIEDRDQEYMLLWRDYDITKPISIGGVIEFSEEEVQKSIGKSQKLRVEVVNKLRYNNRFIEWSLESFSVNNSPPTRDQFEEVKSLFSLASQSVEYVPIFDQTYFDAILKKMIEMNRSPINMRRKWYDFVNLIGEVIPEIKGIEFWDSGKLVLNIQNLPIYIDLAASGFQRVILMLFILWLSGRKILLLEEPEVNMYPTLQSRIMKLIKDWTNNNVFQVFITTHSPYIISSTVDNYIIMKKKNGVSSAIKVTLDEQLRTITGILRVNLGDVLFNRLIVLTSELAEPSVILNWLRRIGISNDELGIGIYKVNNELELQLWLKMREMLGLDVIFLGLCDKIDINLKDYCVPLGREIENYYTKGRLIDVIRKFGVYPDEKELRDLTKEETYRWLVNVFKKRGIDYDKIRNSIGELVTMYDGVEMPKEMEILANKIKSLESI from the coding sequence GTGAAGATTATCAACTTCTACGTTGACAACTTTAGAAGTTTATCAAATATAAGGCTTGAAGATTTAGGTGGGTTAAACGTCATAGTTGGCTACAATGGTTATGGTAAGACTAATTTGCTCACAGCGATATATCTCTTCATAAAGAATCTTAATGCTGGAATAGAGAAGAGAAGTATTGAAGATAGGGATCAAGAATATATGTTACTATGGAGAGATTATGATATCACGAAACCTATAAGTATTGGTGGTGTAATAGAATTCTCAGAAGAAGAAGTTCAGAAGTCTATTGGCAAATCTCAGAAACTTAGGGTTGAGGTTGTTAATAAGCTAAGATATAATAATAGATTTATTGAGTGGAGTTTAGAATCTTTTTCTGTAAATAATTCTCCTCCTACAAGAGATCAATTTGAAGAGGTAAAGTCATTATTTTCTTTAGCTTCTCAATCAGTAGAATATGTTCCAATATTCGATCAGACATATTTTGATGCAATATTAAAGAAAATGATAGAAATGAATAGAAGCCCAATAAACATGAGAAGAAAATGGTATGATTTTGTAAATTTAATAGGAGAAGTAATACCTGAAATTAAAGGAATAGAGTTCTGGGATTCCGGCAAACTAGTTTTAAATATTCAAAACTTACCTATTTACATAGATTTAGCAGCTAGTGGTTTTCAAAGAGTTATTCTAATGTTATTTATTTTATGGCTTAGTGGTAGAAAGATCTTATTACTTGAGGAGCCAGAAGTAAATATGTATCCAACATTACAATCTAGAATAATGAAGCTTATAAAAGACTGGACAAATAACAATGTTTTTCAGGTTTTCATAACTACTCATTCTCCCTACATAATTTCGTCTACTGTAGATAATTATATTATTATGAAGAAGAAGAATGGAGTTTCTTCGGCAATCAAAGTCACATTAGATGAGCAACTAAGAACTATAACTGGAATTTTGAGAGTTAATTTAGGAGATGTTCTCTTTAATAGGCTTATTGTTTTAACTAGTGAATTAGCTGAGCCATCAGTTATTTTAAATTGGCTTAGAAGAATAGGGATTTCTAATGACGAGTTAGGAATAGGAATATATAAGGTGAACAATGAGTTAGAACTGCAATTATGGTTAAAAATGCGTGAAATGTTAGGGTTAGATGTGATTTTCCTAGGCTTGTGTGATAAGATTGATATTAATTTAAAGGACTATTGTGTACCATTAGGGAGAGAAATAGAGAATTATTATACGAAAGGAAGATTGATCGATGTTATTAGAAAGTTCGGTGTTTATCCGGATGAAAAAGAGTTAAGAGACTTAACTAAAGAGGAAACCTATCGTTGGTTAGTTAATGTGTTTAAGAAGAGAGGAATTGATTATGATAAGATTAGAAATAGTATAGGTGAGCTAGTAACTATGTATGATGGTGTTGAGATGCCTAAAGAAATGGAAATACTTGCAAATAAAATTAAATCTTTAGAATCTATATAA
- a CDS encoding TIGR00304 family membrane protein — translation MSELLFAIGLTAIFLGLILVIVGLFLEFTKSEKRRAEEEENRQGEQRSEYGGVIFIGPIPIVFGSNKKIAKTMLILGIIIFIIFLILTIVITYL, via the coding sequence ATGAGTGAGTTATTGTTTGCTATTGGTTTAACTGCAATATTTTTAGGTCTAATATTAGTAATAGTAGGTCTCTTCTTAGAATTTACGAAGAGTGAAAAAAGAAGAGCAGAAGAGGAAGAAAATAGGCAAGGAGAACAAAGAAGCGAATATGGGGGAGTTATATTTATAGGACCTATTCCTATAGTTTTTGGAAGCAATAAAAAAATAGCAAAAACTATGTTAATTTTAGGTATAATAATATTTATTATCTTTTTAATACTTACTATTGTTATAACATACCTCTAG